A section of the Agarivorans litoreus genome encodes:
- the argB gene encoding acetylglutamate kinase: protein MKPLVIKLGGAVLNNSLALDNLFAALQQVKQPIVLVHGGGVVVEDVLAKTGFVSEKLDGLRITPKEQIPYVVGALAGTSNKLLLAQALKAGLSAVGLCLSDAGSCKVSQMDARLGHVGEASLGNPALLNSLIELGHVPVISSIGIGEDGELYNVNADQAALAVCKLLNGQLVLLSDVVGVLDQDKQLVAELNSALADKLIADGVITDGMTVKVKAALEAAEFLQTPVSLASWKDPAKLASLLAGQTYKGESVGTQVTV, encoded by the coding sequence ATGAAACCATTAGTGATTAAGTTAGGCGGTGCCGTTTTAAATAACAGCCTAGCCTTAGATAATTTGTTTGCTGCTTTGCAGCAGGTTAAGCAACCCATTGTATTGGTGCATGGCGGCGGCGTAGTAGTAGAAGATGTATTAGCTAAAACCGGCTTTGTATCAGAAAAGTTAGACGGCTTGCGCATCACACCTAAAGAGCAGATTCCTTATGTAGTGGGGGCCTTAGCAGGTACCAGTAATAAGCTGTTGCTAGCGCAAGCGCTAAAAGCAGGTTTGTCGGCAGTGGGCTTGTGTTTAAGTGATGCAGGCTCTTGTAAAGTAAGCCAAATGGATGCACGTTTAGGCCATGTAGGCGAGGCATCTTTAGGCAACCCCGCTTTATTAAATAGCCTTATTGAGCTGGGCCACGTGCCGGTAATCAGCTCAATTGGTATTGGCGAAGACGGCGAACTTTACAATGTGAATGCCGACCAAGCTGCGTTAGCGGTGTGTAAATTGCTGAATGGCCAATTGGTGTTATTATCCGATGTGGTCGGCGTACTCGACCAAGATAAACAGCTGGTGGCTGAGCTAAATAGCGCATTGGCTGACAAATTGATTGCCGATGGAGTGATTACCGATGGCATGACGGTAAAAGTTAAAGCGGCTCTAGAGGCTGCCGAATTTTTACAAACACCAGTTTCGCTAGCGTCATGGAAAGATCCTGCGAAACTCGCCAGCTTGTTAGCTGGACAAACATATAAAGGTGAGTCGGTAGGGACTCAGGTTACCGTTTAA
- a CDS encoding ornithine carbamoyltransferase produces the protein MSDFKHLLSLQDLTQEQILGLLELAAKIKKTPADYGQTLAGKSVVTLFEKPSLRTRVTFDIGINRLGGHAVYLDQQNGAMGERESVKDFASNITRWADAIVARVFSHKTLQTLREHSSVPIINSLCDLYHPCQGLADFQTISEHYSDLSKVKLAYLGDGNNVTHSLLLGGAILGMEVAAVCPLGSSPDAQVVQKANQLAKAHGGKIVVTNTVEDIKGYDVVYGDTWVSMGDDTPLQSVKDKFMAYQINQNLMQQCGINHVLHCQPAHRELEITSEVMDGPQSLIFDQAENRMHAQNAVLVSLLS, from the coding sequence ATGAGTGATTTTAAACACCTGTTAAGCTTGCAGGATCTAACTCAAGAACAAATTTTAGGGCTGCTTGAGCTGGCCGCTAAAATTAAAAAAACACCCGCAGATTATGGGCAAACCCTTGCGGGTAAAAGTGTTGTAACCTTGTTTGAAAAACCATCATTACGTACACGAGTAACTTTTGATATTGGCATTAATCGTTTAGGCGGCCATGCGGTTTATTTAGACCAGCAAAATGGCGCGATGGGAGAGCGCGAAAGTGTGAAAGATTTTGCCTCTAACATTACCCGTTGGGCTGATGCGATTGTGGCGCGAGTGTTCTCTCATAAAACCCTACAAACTTTGCGTGAGCATTCGTCGGTACCAATTATCAACTCACTGTGTGATTTGTACCACCCTTGCCAAGGCTTGGCTGATTTCCAAACCATTAGCGAACACTACTCTGATTTAAGTAAAGTTAAGCTGGCTTACTTAGGCGATGGCAACAACGTGACGCATTCATTATTGTTAGGCGGCGCTATCTTAGGTATGGAAGTGGCTGCAGTTTGCCCACTAGGCTCAAGCCCAGATGCGCAAGTAGTACAAAAAGCCAATCAATTAGCCAAAGCGCATGGCGGAAAAATTGTAGTGACCAATACCGTTGAAGATATTAAAGGCTACGACGTAGTATATGGTGATACTTGGGTATCGATGGGCGACGATACGCCACTGCAATCAGTAAAAGATAAGTTTATGGCTTATCAAATTAACCAGAATTTGATGCAACAATGTGGTATTAACCACGTGCTACACTGCCAACCTGCTCATCGCGAGTTGGAAATTACTTCGGAAGTGATGGACGGTCCTCAATCTTTGATTTTTGATCAAGCCGAGAATCGTATGCATGCACAAAACGCCGTACTAGTAAGTTTATTAAGTTAG
- a CDS encoding argininosuccinate synthase, with amino-acid sequence MSDIKKVVLAYSGGLDTSAIIPWLKETYNNCEIVAFCADVGQGEEELVGLEEKALASGASECYIVDLKEEFVADYIYPTIATGAVYEGTYLLGTSMARPIIAKAQVEVARKVGADAVCHGCTGKGNDQIRFESCFAALAPELTVIAPWREWDMESREDLLDYLAERNIATTASATKIYSRDANAWHISHEGGELEDPWNEPSKGVWTLTVDPVDAPNEPEYVSLKVEKGRVVAVNDEALSPYQVVMKLNDIAAAHGVGRIDITENRTVGMKSRGCYETPGGTVIVAALRAIEELVLDKTSRVWREKVGQEMAHLVYDGRWFTPLCKSLIAASEAMAADANGDVVIKLYKGQAVAVQKRSPNSLYSEEFATFGEDQVYDQKHAEGFIRLYSLASRIRALNSK; translated from the coding sequence ATGTCAGATATCAAAAAAGTAGTATTAGCATACTCAGGCGGCCTAGATACCTCGGCCATCATTCCGTGGTTAAAAGAAACCTACAACAACTGTGAAATTGTTGCCTTTTGTGCCGATGTTGGCCAAGGCGAAGAAGAGCTAGTAGGCCTAGAAGAGAAAGCTTTAGCCTCTGGTGCATCTGAATGTTACATCGTTGACCTTAAAGAAGAGTTTGTAGCCGACTACATTTACCCAACCATTGCTACTGGTGCAGTATACGAAGGGACTTACTTGTTAGGTACCTCAATGGCGCGCCCTATTATTGCTAAAGCGCAAGTAGAAGTTGCCCGTAAAGTTGGCGCCGACGCGGTATGTCATGGTTGTACTGGTAAAGGTAATGACCAAATTCGCTTCGAAAGCTGTTTTGCTGCGCTAGCACCAGAACTAACCGTAATTGCGCCTTGGCGTGAGTGGGACATGGAAAGCCGTGAAGATTTGCTGGACTACCTAGCCGAGCGCAACATTGCGACGACTGCTTCAGCCACCAAAATCTACAGCCGTGATGCTAACGCATGGCATATTTCGCACGAAGGCGGCGAGCTAGAAGACCCATGGAACGAGCCAAGCAAAGGTGTTTGGACCTTAACCGTTGATCCAGTAGATGCACCAAACGAGCCAGAATACGTAAGCCTTAAAGTAGAAAAAGGCCGTGTTGTTGCAGTTAACGACGAAGCATTAAGCCCTTACCAAGTAGTAATGAAGCTAAACGATATTGCCGCTGCTCATGGTGTTGGTCGTATTGATATTACTGAGAACCGTACTGTTGGTATGAAGTCTCGTGGTTGTTACGAAACTCCTGGCGGCACGGTGATTGTTGCCGCACTGCGTGCGATTGAAGAATTAGTGTTAGATAAAACTTCACGGGTATGGCGTGAGAAAGTGGGTCAAGAAATGGCACACTTGGTATACGACGGTCGTTGGTTTACGCCACTGTGTAAATCACTGATTGCCGCGTCAGAAGCGATGGCAGCTGATGCCAATGGCGATGTAGTGATTAAGCTTTATAAAGGCCAAGCAGTTGCTGTGCAAAAACGTTCGCCAAATAGCTTGTACTCGGAAGAGTTTGCTACCTTTGGTGAAGACCAAGTTTACGATCAAAAGCACGCTGAAGGCTTTATTCGTTTATACTCTCTAGCCAGCCGGATCCGCGCTTTAAATAGCAAGTAA
- the argH gene encoding argininosuccinate lyase: protein MALWGGRFSQAADTRFKQFNDSLRFDYRLAEQDITGSIAWSKALLSVGVLTQDEQSKLEDALLDLGKQVAENPQQILGSDAEDIHSWVEIQLIQRVGDLGKKLHTGRSRNDQVATDLKLWCKSQGVELLEHLDKLQQKLVKFARQQQDTVLPGYTHLQRAQPVTFSHWAMAYVEMFERDYSRLQDALSRLDVCPLGCGALAGTAYPMDRQQIAKDLGFRRATRNSLDSVSDRDHVVELISTASISMIHLSRMAEDLIFYNSGESAFLDLSDQVTSGSSLMPQKKNPDALELIRGKTGRVYGALSGIMMTLKALPLAYNKDMQEDKEGLFDALDTWGDCLAMAELVLDDMNVHEETTTEAAKGGYSNATELADYLVAKGIPFREAHHIVGIAVVKAIEKGVPLEELSLAEFKELAPEIEDDVYPNLSLESTLAKRQALGGVAPEQVEHALTEAEVRLSKRNVKGLYVRSARMTDLDNIEEMVNYWSQAGENLPRPRPELVQAIGDFTVSEQAGKVTGCASLYLYDTGLAEIRSLGVNPGSQRVGQGRAMVQHLMKKAKKMEIEKVFVLTRVPEFFMKLGFSPTSKNMLPEKVMKDCDICPRQHACDEVALEFIIDSSTLIHKQNVA from the coding sequence ATGGCATTGTGGGGTGGGCGTTTTAGCCAAGCTGCAGATACCAGATTTAAGCAGTTCAATGATTCTTTACGTTTTGATTACCGTTTAGCGGAGCAAGACATAACGGGTTCTATTGCCTGGTCTAAGGCCTTATTAAGTGTTGGCGTTCTCACACAAGATGAGCAAAGCAAACTTGAAGACGCGTTATTAGATTTAGGTAAGCAAGTTGCCGAAAACCCACAGCAAATTTTGGGTAGCGATGCCGAAGATATTCACTCTTGGGTTGAGATTCAACTGATTCAACGGGTGGGTGATTTAGGTAAAAAGCTACATACCGGCCGCAGCCGTAATGACCAAGTTGCCACCGATCTAAAGTTGTGGTGTAAAAGCCAAGGGGTTGAGCTTCTTGAGCATTTAGACAAGCTACAACAAAAACTGGTTAAATTTGCGCGCCAGCAGCAAGACACCGTTCTGCCAGGTTACACTCACTTACAACGTGCCCAACCGGTGACTTTTTCTCACTGGGCAATGGCCTATGTAGAAATGTTTGAGCGTGATTACTCGCGTTTGCAAGACGCGTTAAGTCGTTTAGATGTATGTCCGCTGGGTTGTGGTGCTTTGGCTGGTACCGCTTATCCAATGGACCGCCAGCAAATTGCTAAAGATCTAGGCTTTCGCCGGGCAACACGTAATAGCTTAGATTCGGTATCGGATCGCGACCACGTGGTTGAGCTTATTTCTACTGCTTCTATTAGCATGATTCACTTAAGCCGCATGGCTGAAGATTTAATCTTCTATAATTCTGGTGAGTCTGCCTTCCTTGATTTGTCTGACCAGGTGACTTCTGGCTCTTCACTAATGCCACAAAAGAAAAACCCCGATGCGCTAGAGCTTATTCGTGGTAAAACTGGTCGAGTTTACGGCGCTTTGTCAGGCATTATGATGACTCTAAAAGCATTGCCTTTGGCCTACAACAAAGACATGCAGGAAGACAAAGAAGGCTTGTTCGATGCCTTAGATACCTGGGGCGACTGCTTAGCTATGGCTGAGTTAGTGCTTGATGATATGAATGTGCACGAAGAAACCACTACAGAAGCTGCCAAGGGTGGTTATTCAAACGCTACCGAGCTTGCCGACTATCTAGTGGCTAAAGGCATCCCATTCCGCGAGGCTCACCATATTGTGGGTATTGCGGTAGTTAAAGCCATTGAAAAAGGTGTGCCGCTAGAAGAACTAAGTTTGGCAGAGTTTAAAGAGCTAGCACCAGAGATTGAAGACGACGTTTATCCAAACCTGTCGTTAGAGTCTACTCTTGCGAAGCGCCAAGCTCTAGGTGGCGTAGCGCCAGAGCAAGTAGAACATGCTCTAACCGAAGCCGAAGTACGTTTATCAAAACGTAATGTAAAAGGTTTGTACGTACGCTCTGCCCGCATGACCGACTTAGACAATATCGAAGAGATGGTGAACTACTGGTCACAAGCCGGTGAAAACTTGCCTCGTCCTCGCCCTGAGCTAGTGCAGGCAATTGGTGACTTCACGGTTAGCGAGCAAGCTGGAAAAGTTACCGGCTGTGCTTCGCTGTATCTTTACGATACCGGATTAGCTGAGATTCGTTCACTAGGAGTAAATCCTGGTTCGCAACGTGTAGGCCAAGGCCGAGCTATGGTGCAGCACCTAATGAAGAAAGCTAAGAAGATGGAAATCGAGAAGGTGTTTGTACTAACTCGTGTGCCAGAATTCTTCATGAAGTTAGGCTTTAGCCCAACCTCTAAAAACATGCTGCCAGAAAAAGTGATGAAAGACTGCGATATTTGTCCTCGTCAGCATGCTTGTGATGAAGTTGCTTTAGAGTTCATCATTGATAGCAGCACGCTTATTCATAAGCAAAACGTGGCTTAA
- a CDS encoding endonuclease/exonuclease/phosphatase family protein has protein sequence MTQQVRLLFKLLLFSLILALSACSSNDNKAASSVPLKIAYWPHPEVSTTPLPQLKVATLNLAHGRKHALNQLLVSGDTTKKNLLNIATYLQQQNIDIVALQEADASSPWSGGFDHVAYLAQHAGYRWYAHSIHSSSKLASYGTAILSKYPISEALAVHFAPSPPTTSKGFTHARIRLNSEQILDVVSVHLDFSRASIRQQQLEQLNQQLKDTVNHTIIMGDFNSEGQLDTPDEVNHFLQHSPYRAFELGSKALASYKNKRLDWIFLSKDLSFIDYQVGPDSLSDHRPVISLIQTPAL, from the coding sequence GTGACTCAGCAGGTAAGGTTACTCTTTAAGCTATTGCTATTTAGCCTGATTCTGGCGCTATCTGCATGCTCCAGCAATGATAATAAGGCTGCCAGCTCAGTTCCCTTAAAAATCGCTTACTGGCCACACCCTGAGGTTAGCACCACACCTTTACCACAACTTAAAGTGGCTACGCTAAACCTTGCCCATGGGCGTAAACATGCACTCAACCAGCTATTGGTGAGTGGCGATACCACCAAGAAAAATTTGTTAAACATAGCCACTTACTTACAACAACAAAATATCGACATTGTTGCTTTACAAGAAGCAGACGCAAGTTCACCTTGGTCTGGCGGCTTTGACCATGTTGCTTACCTTGCTCAACATGCTGGCTATCGCTGGTATGCACACAGCATTCACAGCAGCAGTAAGTTGGCTAGCTACGGCACCGCGATACTTTCCAAGTACCCTATTAGTGAAGCGCTTGCGGTTCACTTTGCACCTAGCCCCCCCACCACCAGTAAAGGCTTTACCCATGCACGCATAAGACTTAACTCTGAACAAATCCTTGATGTGGTTTCTGTGCACTTAGATTTTTCTCGCGCCAGTATTCGCCAGCAACAGCTTGAACAACTCAATCAGCAACTAAAAGATACGGTAAATCACACCATTATTATGGGCGACTTTAATAGTGAGGGGCAGCTAGACACCCCCGATGAAGTAAACCACTTTCTTCAACATAGTCCTTACCGAGCATTTGAGCTGGGTAGCAAAGCCTTAGCCAGCTATAAAAACAAACGCTTAGATTGGATTTTTCTATCTAAAGACCTAAGTTTTATTGACTACCAGGTTGGACCAGACAGCTTATCTGACCATCGCCCAGTAATTAGTCTCATTCAAACTCCCGCACTATAA
- a CDS encoding MmcQ/YjbR family DNA-binding protein — MDYQQLKAYLMGKPEVTQDLPFAPDVPVFKVRGKMFALVAWKDGVMNMNLKCQPEQIDALTDIYPAITRGYHMNKRHWLTLYFDGSDAEHEALRLIDNSFELVVKGMNKQAQHQLLGIS; from the coding sequence ATGGATTACCAACAACTAAAAGCGTATTTAATGGGCAAACCCGAGGTTACCCAAGATTTGCCCTTTGCCCCCGATGTGCCGGTATTTAAAGTTCGCGGAAAAATGTTCGCTCTAGTTGCTTGGAAAGACGGCGTAATGAATATGAACTTAAAATGCCAACCCGAGCAAATCGATGCGCTGACCGATATTTATCCCGCGATCACTCGCGGCTATCACATGAATAAACGCCACTGGCTAACTCTTTATTTTGATGGAAGTGACGCCGAACACGAAGCCTTGCGCTTAATTGATAACTCGTTTGAGTTGGTAGTTAAAGGCATGAACAAACAGGCTCAGCATCAACTGCTAGGTATAAGCTAA
- a CDS encoding response regulator, with protein MEQLLILCVDDEREVLDSVLHDIAPLSPPFTIDGAESVAEARQVIKDFEAQGGKLALILADHIMPDELGIDFLIDLNHASTSESAKKILLTGQAGLHDTIEAINRGGLNYYLAKPWSEEQLLSIIKEKLTDFVIEYCDNPMPFAQVLDGERIFSHVNQHRLDLGN; from the coding sequence ATGGAACAACTACTGATTTTGTGTGTTGATGATGAACGCGAAGTATTGGATAGCGTTCTTCACGACATAGCCCCTTTAAGCCCACCATTTACTATTGATGGCGCCGAAAGCGTTGCTGAAGCACGCCAAGTGATTAAAGACTTTGAAGCGCAAGGCGGTAAGCTAGCCTTAATTCTTGCCGACCACATCATGCCCGATGAGTTAGGCATCGATTTCCTCATAGACCTCAACCACGCTAGTACCAGTGAATCAGCTAAAAAAATCCTATTAACTGGGCAGGCTGGCTTGCACGACACCATAGAAGCGATTAATCGAGGTGGACTAAATTATTATCTCGCTAAGCCATGGTCAGAAGAACAACTGCTTAGCATCATTAAAGAAAAGCTAACCGATTTTGTGATTGAGTATTGTGATAACCCTATGCCCTTTGCCCAAGTACTAGACGGAGAGCGGATCTTTAGTCATGTGAACCAACACCGCTTAGATCTAGGTAATTAA
- a CDS encoding ATP-binding protein has translation MNTQHSLLIVSQHSWPKQLEHEDAPWIYWQAKTFPNSQQLSKHQLALVVVDIALLQNVANKSSLQHLLNLPTTETANVLFYADKLPSAKQLCELVNQFTPMHILSPENSDNELIEQLRLHWPIAEHHQQQRWLEKQLAEHVAQFRANFFDYTSLSDQELSDQVISALYAFFKDNDEDHLCRTYSANHLLTQEGKANQFLWFIAKGEVVLKKQQDQQTLEVARMQAGSLVGGMSFVTGELGFTSAVTTMQTDVIKLDRVTFAKVLDSSSHLLPLFTNLLLRHFNRRLQKSIHTKLTLQSTLNSLDSAHEQLIEKEKMAVLGQLISGIAHELNNPVAAITRGSDTIAKQLPKVLNSPLSDPQQALGQQLLEAAFTLTPMSTSEIRQRSNNSIDLFGDAITARKAVSIGLDRPDFRQQYLQCASTSDNVELIDALSSFHQIGNFLRNIQVCAARIAELVKGLKHYAGQDPEQPVLADLNEGIAETLVILENRLRGFEVECNYGLLPVYRCHPIALQQVWTNLIANALDAMESRGKLSISSQYVEASPSYISIIIEDTGPGIKPEIIEKIFQLNFTTKREGNFGLGIGLTVCQQIVTQHLGRIEVESELGQFTRFIITLPLNQQ, from the coding sequence ATGAATACTCAGCATAGCTTACTGATCGTTAGTCAACACTCTTGGCCAAAGCAGCTGGAGCATGAAGATGCGCCATGGATCTACTGGCAAGCTAAAACTTTTCCTAATTCTCAGCAACTCTCAAAACACCAGCTTGCGCTTGTCGTTGTAGACATAGCCTTACTGCAAAACGTCGCCAACAAATCCAGCCTGCAGCACTTGCTTAATCTTCCTACAACAGAAACCGCTAACGTGCTGTTTTATGCCGACAAGCTACCTAGTGCTAAACAATTATGTGAGTTAGTGAATCAGTTCACGCCGATGCATATCCTCTCTCCGGAAAACTCAGACAATGAGTTAATTGAACAACTACGGTTGCACTGGCCAATTGCCGAACATCACCAGCAGCAACGTTGGTTAGAAAAACAATTGGCCGAGCATGTAGCTCAGTTTCGCGCTAACTTTTTTGACTACACCTCACTTAGCGACCAAGAGCTATCCGACCAAGTTATTTCGGCACTGTATGCCTTTTTTAAGGATAACGATGAAGACCACTTGTGCCGGACTTACAGTGCCAACCATTTACTCACCCAAGAAGGAAAGGCCAATCAGTTTTTATGGTTTATTGCCAAAGGCGAAGTGGTTTTAAAGAAACAACAAGACCAACAAACCTTAGAAGTTGCCCGCATGCAGGCTGGGTCATTGGTAGGCGGCATGTCCTTTGTGACCGGTGAACTCGGTTTTACTAGCGCAGTGACCACCATGCAAACCGATGTGATTAAGTTAGATAGGGTCACGTTTGCCAAGGTATTGGATTCTAGCAGCCACTTACTGCCTTTGTTTACCAACTTGTTGTTGCGGCACTTTAATCGGCGTCTACAAAAAAGCATTCATACTAAACTTACCTTACAAAGTACGCTCAACTCTTTAGATTCTGCCCACGAACAACTCATAGAAAAAGAAAAGATGGCAGTGCTCGGTCAGCTCATCTCTGGCATTGCTCATGAACTAAATAATCCGGTTGCAGCCATTACTCGCGGCAGTGACACAATCGCGAAGCAATTGCCTAAAGTACTTAACAGCCCGCTTAGCGACCCACAGCAAGCGTTGGGCCAACAGCTACTTGAAGCCGCTTTTACCCTAACTCCTATGTCTACCAGCGAAATTCGTCAGCGTAGCAATAACTCAATAGATTTATTTGGTGATGCCATCACCGCCAGAAAGGCAGTAAGCATAGGCTTAGATAGACCAGACTTTAGACAACAGTATTTACAGTGTGCAAGTACCTCCGATAACGTGGAGTTAATTGACGCCTTATCTAGCTTCCACCAAATTGGTAACTTCTTACGTAATATTCAAGTTTGTGCGGCCCGTATCGCAGAGCTAGTTAAAGGTTTAAAGCACTACGCCGGACAAGACCCGGAGCAACCGGTATTGGCCGATTTAAATGAAGGCATAGCCGAAACGCTAGTAATCTTAGAAAACCGCTTACGCGGCTTCGAAGTAGAGTGTAACTACGGTTTATTGCCCGTTTATCGTTGCCACCCCATCGCCTTACAGCAAGTTTGGACTAACCTTATCGCTAACGCTTTAGATGCCATGGAGAGTAGAGGCAAGCTAAGTATTAGTAGTCAATACGTAGAAGCATCACCTAGCTATATCTCAATTATCATCGAAGACACTGGCCCCGGAATAAAACCAGAGATTATTGAGAAAATCTTTCAGCTAAACTTTACCACCAAGCGGGAAGGTAATTTTGGCCTTGGCATAGGCTTAACCGTTTGCCAACAAATAGTTACACAACATTTAGGCAGAATTGAAGTGGAATCTGAGCTAGGACAATTTACCCGTTTCATTATTACCTTACCCTTAAACCAACAATAG
- the rpsJ gene encoding 30S ribosomal protein S10 → MQNQRIRIRLKAFDHRLIDQSTAEIVETAKRTGAQVRGPIPLPTRKERYTVLVSPHVNKDARDQYEIRTHKRLVDIVEPTDKTVDALMRLDLAAGVDVQISLG, encoded by the coding sequence ATGCAGAACCAAAGAATTCGAATCCGCTTGAAAGCATTCGATCACCGTCTGATCGATCAATCTACTGCGGAAATCGTAGAAACTGCAAAACGCACTGGCGCTCAGGTTCGTGGTCCTATTCCACTACCTACTCGTAAAGAGCGTTACACCGTACTAGTATCTCCGCACGTTAACAAAGACGCGCGTGACCAGTATGAAATTCGCACCCACAAACGTCTTGTAGACATCGTAGAGCCAACTGATAAAACAGTTGACGCTTTGATGCGCCTTGACCTTGCTGCTGGTGTAGATGTGCAAATCAGCTTGGGCTAA
- the rplC gene encoding 50S ribosomal protein L3 — MIGLIGRKVGMTRIFTEDGASIPVTVIECEPNRVTRVITEDSDGYRALQVTTGAKKASRVSKPEAGQFAKAGVDAGRGLWEFRLADGEGEEVNVADELKVDLFNEVKKVDVTGTSKGKGFQGGVKRWNFATQDFTHGNSLSHRAPGSIGQNQSPGKVFKGKKMAGHMGAERVTTQNLDVVRVDVERNLILVKGAVPGATNGDVIIKPAVKA; from the coding sequence ATGATTGGTCTAATCGGTCGTAAAGTTGGAATGACTCGCATCTTCACTGAAGATGGTGCTTCTATTCCAGTTACCGTAATCGAATGTGAGCCAAACCGCGTTACTCGTGTTATCACTGAGGACAGCGACGGTTACCGTGCTCTGCAAGTGACCACCGGCGCTAAAAAAGCAAGTCGTGTTAGCAAGCCAGAAGCGGGTCAATTCGCTAAAGCTGGTGTTGACGCGGGTCGCGGCCTGTGGGAATTCCGTCTAGCAGACGGTGAAGGTGAAGAAGTTAATGTAGCTGATGAGCTAAAAGTTGACTTGTTCAATGAAGTTAAAAAAGTAGACGTTACTGGTACTTCTAAAGGTAAGGGTTTCCAAGGCGGTGTTAAACGCTGGAACTTCGCTACCCAAGATTTTACTCACGGTAACTCTTTGAGCCACCGTGCTCCTGGTTCTATTGGTCAAAACCAAAGCCCAGGTAAAGTATTCAAGGGCAAGAAGATGGCCGGACATATGGGTGCTGAGCGTGTAACTACGCAAAACCTAGATGTTGTACGTGTTGATGTTGAACGTAACCTAATTTTGGTTAAAGGTGCCGTACCTGGCGCTACCAATGGCGACGTGATCATTAAACCTGCTGTTAAAGCGTAA
- the rplD gene encoding 50S ribosomal protein L4 has protein sequence MELVLKDAQSALEVSETTFGRDFNEALIHQVVTAYAAGSRQGSRAQKTRSEVSGGGKKPWRQKGTGRARAGTIRSPIWRSGGVTFAAKPQDHSQKVNKKMYRGAIRSILSELVRQERLIVVEKFAVEAPKTKELVAKLKDFDLNDVLIVTPEVDENLFLAARNLYKVDVRDVAGIDPVSLIAFDKVLVTADAVKQIEEWLA, from the coding sequence ATGGAATTGGTATTGAAAGACGCGCAAAGCGCTCTTGAAGTTTCCGAAACTACCTTCGGACGTGACTTTAACGAAGCGTTGATTCACCAGGTAGTAACTGCATACGCTGCAGGTTCTCGCCAGGGTTCTCGCGCTCAAAAAACACGTTCTGAAGTATCAGGTGGTGGTAAGAAACCATGGCGTCAGAAAGGTACAGGCCGAGCTCGTGCCGGTACTATTCGTAGCCCAATTTGGCGTAGCGGCGGGGTAACCTTTGCAGCTAAGCCACAAGATCACAGCCAAAAAGTTAACAAGAAAATGTATCGCGGCGCAATCCGCAGCATCTTGTCTGAACTTGTTCGTCAAGAACGTTTGATTGTGGTTGAGAAATTTGCTGTTGAAGCGCCAAAAACTAAAGAGTTAGTTGCTAAGTTAAAAGACTTCGATCTTAACGATGTATTAATCGTTACTCCTGAAGTTGACGAAAACTTATTCTTGGCCGCACGTAACCTATATAAAGTAGACGTACGTGACGTAGCTGGTATTGACCCAGTTAGCTTGATTGCCTTTGATAAAGTGTTGGTAACTGCTGATGCAGTTAAACAAATTGAGGAGTGGTTAGCATGA
- the rplW gene encoding 50S ribosomal protein L23 — protein MISEERLLKVLVAPHISEKSTMSAEADNTIVFKVVKTATKAEIKAAVEKLFEVEVTGVTTLNQKGKTKRHGARFGRRNDVKKAYVTLAEGADIDFTGAAE, from the coding sequence ATGATCAGCGAAGAACGTTTGTTGAAAGTTCTAGTAGCTCCACATATCTCTGAAAAGAGCACTATGTCTGCTGAAGCCGATAACACTATCGTATTCAAAGTAGTGAAAACCGCTACTAAAGCAGAAATCAAAGCTGCAGTTGAAAAACTATTCGAAGTTGAAGTGACTGGTGTTACTACCTTGAACCAAAAAGGTAAAACTAAGCGTCACGGAGCACGTTTTGGTCGCCGCAACGACGTGAAGAAAGCGTATGTAACCTTAGCTGAAGGTGCAGACATCGACTTCACCGGTGCCGCAGAGTAA